A portion of the Malania oleifera isolate guangnan ecotype guangnan chromosome 3, ASM2987363v1, whole genome shotgun sequence genome contains these proteins:
- the LOC131151771 gene encoding uncharacterized protein LOC131151771: MSRDRGNENLPSEDIGWHFGTAVDGNRHVIMCKLCGKIIKGGITRLKQHLAHKKGQVAGCSNVTTQVREQMMKHLQQYAEKKRDKQKRQEEAEAQIRGDFENLSDEEDLEEESMRFARQESMRSQQQWEERQRFRARTTGRGNIYEEGGGSGSGATSGFNRAGARSYSGREAGGSGRQWINPDAPEARLKAMDPILERSKSAKQPKLNTKLLKGLRSKLGKAVGKFLIYNRIPANVADSPFMQPMLDIAAEVGKGVKGPSPYEISEIYLEQEYQEMKNYIASFAGIWKERGVTLMCDGWSGPTRKHIINFLVYCDRGTVFHKSVDASDVPSRTAEYYFRLMDEVVEEIGEENVVQVVTDNEAAMKAGGKLLMQKRPNLYWTACAAHCIDLILEDIGKKSNVKKVLEDARTITSFIYNHTWTVNFMKKFTNNRELLRPAITRFATNFIALETIVRHKQALREMFTSDAWKNSRFGMAKSGPAYDSKKIILGKEFWQKASDIIKVQEPLVKVLKLVDGDEKPTMGFIYEAIDRAKLAIQKDCRFYKDYWKIIDNRWSFQLHQDLHAAGYFLNPQFLYGAPPSPEVAREVMDGVKKVITKLVPDIDTQIRAINQLLLYRDRQETFGTPLAQRAVKQTNPAEWWIHYGLCAPELQRIAIRVLSQTTSASNCERNWSTFSLIHTKTRNRLKYMRLQKLVFVHYNMRLKLRRTMRRSQREIEEGFNPINLDYIFEEDDPLSQWLEERETPLLDGQDNSNWLNEEVGGTTEGGDQPPINAHDDSSSSPERTQSDDNLGLSPPSDDDGNSGAGAGVGGGGSGGGGGGGVEYNYGYDTGTSFGRDIYPSDPYGLHDIPENYDLGIPPRNQSSQPRRRSARGDPNDSTKDSYGVVRSFGDFGLDGSSSQSYGSHPAYPHYASRDSHFYPSGSGISGSSESSSTHYPEPAPAPTYRHYSGEFSSPVHFQEQQQNDVNLGSFNYVFPQGWGDNFPSQSQDTDANYEDPPRHSFWW, encoded by the exons atgtcacgtgatagaggaaatgaaaacttacctagtgaggatattggatggcattttggtactgcggtagacggtaatagacatgttattatgtgtaagttatgtgggaagataatcaaagggggcattacacgcttgaaacaacacttggcacataaaaagggtcaagtagctggatgctcaaatgtgaccacacaagtaagagaacaaatgatgaaacatctacaacagtatgctgagaagaaaagagataaacaaaaaaggcaagaagaagcagaagcccaaattagaggagattttgagaatttgagcgatgaagaagacttagaagaagaaagtatgagatttgctcgacaagaaagcatgcgatcacaacaacaatgggaagaaagacaaagatttcgagcaagaacaactggaagaggtaatatttatgaagagggaggtggctctggcagtggtgctaccagtggtttcaatagagcaggagctcgatcttatagtggtcgagaagctggaggtagtggacgacaatggatcaatcctgatgcccctgaagctagactaaaggcaatggatcctattttagaaagaagcaagagtgcgaaacaaccaaaactcaacacaaagttactgaaaggtttaagaagtaaattaggaaaagcggttggaaaattcctaatttataatcggattccagcgaatgtagctgactctccatttatgcaacctatgcttgatattgctgcagaggttggaaagggggtgaagggtccatcaccctatgagatatctgaaatttatttggagcaagagtatcaagaaatgaaaaattatatagcttcttttgctggaatttggaaggaaagaggtgtaacacttatgtgtgatggttggtcaggaccaactagaaaacacattataaactttttagtttattgcgatagaggcaccgtgtttcacaaatcagttgatgcctctgatgtgccaagcagaacagctgaatattatttcag attaatggatgaggtggttgaagaaattggagaggagaatgttgttcaagtagtgactgataatgaagctgcaatgaaggcaggaggaaaattattgatgcagaagaggcccaatctctattggacagcatgtgcagctcattgcatagaccttattcttgaagatattggtaagaaaagtaacgtgaagaaggtcttagaagatgcaagaacaataacctcatttatttacaaccacacatggacagtgaatttcatgaagaaattcacaaataatagagagttacttcgccctgccatcactcgatttgccacaaatttcattgctttggagactattgtcaggcataaacaagcactaagggaaatgtttacatctgatgcttggaaaaactcaagatttggaatggcaaaatcaggcccagcatatgattcgaagaaaattatcttaggcaaagagttttggcaaaaggcctctgatataattaaagtgcaagaacccttggtgaaagttcttaaattggttgatggtgatgaaaaaccaaccatgggcttcatatacgaggcaattgatagggcgaagttggccattcaaaaagattgccggttttacaaagattattggaaaattattgacaaccggtggagttttcagttgcaccaagatttgcacgctgctg ggtattttttgaacccacaatttctttatggtgccccaccctctcctgaagttgctagagaagtcatggatggagttaaaaaagtgataaccaagttggtacccgatatagatactcaaattcgggctattaatcaa ttgttgctatatcgagataggcaagagacttttggaaccccattggctcaaagggcagtgaaacaaacaaatcctg ctgaatggtggattcattatggcttgtgtgctcctgaactccaaagaatagcaattagagttcttagccagaccacatcagcttcgaactgtgagcgtaattggagcacctttagcctcatccatacgaaaacaagaaatagattaaagtacatgagactacaaaaacttgttttcgtacattacaacatgaggttaaagttaagacgtacaatgagaagaagccaacgagaaattgaagagggtttcaatcctatcaatttggactacattttcgaagaagatgatcctttaagtcaatggttagaggagagagagacaccactactcgacggtcaggacaattcaaattggttaaatgaagaggttggtggtactacagaaggaggtgatcaaccaccaataaacgcgcatgatgattcaagttcaagccctgaacgtacacaaagtgatgacaatcttggtttgagcccaccaagtgatgatgatggtaatagtggtgctggagctggggttggggggggtggcagtggtggtggtggaggcggcggtgtagaatataattatggatatgatacagggacatcatttggaagggatatatatccttctgatccttatggactacatgacatacctgaaaattatgacttgggtattcctccaaggaaccaatcttcacaacccaggagaaggagtgctcgtggtgaccctaacGATTCTACtaaagattcatatggtgtggttcgtagttttggcgactttggtttagatggttcatcatcacaatcatatggatctcatccagcatatccacattatgcatctcgtgactcacatttttatcccagtggatcaggaatctcaggatctagtgagtcttcttctacacactacccagagccagcccctgccccaacttatagacattattcaggagaattttcatcaccagtacattttcaagagcaacaacaaaatgacgtAAACTTAggttcattcaactatgtatttccacaaggatggggagataatttcccatcccaatcccaagatacagatgcaaattatgaagaccctccacgtcattctttttggtggtga